The genomic region TCTTAAAACCTATACTATGCATTCATTGGACAGCCTTCGAATACTGAATCATATACTTCAATACAAAAGCACGCTAAAAAACTGTAAAGGTGTACTTCTTAAAGAACTATTAAGCGACGTAGCATTTGATACTCCATCACCAAAAGCACTAAGTGAATACTACATTGTTTGTATTGCGTCCGATGGATACAAAGTCGTTTTTTCCTGGAATGAACTTTTTAACAGTCCTACCGGCGAACATACCTTAATTCTAACCGAAGTTAACGGCATTCCCACTTCATCTCAAAAAGACGGCATCGTGATTCTTACACCGACCGATTTCGCCACCGGAAGACGTTATGTAAAAAATTTAAAAAGCATCAAAATCGAACGGGTTAAATAACTCCGATTATCATACTATTTCTTATTCTCATTTTACCGTAATAGTTAGCATTTAACACTTAAACATAGCACACTTCATCAAACAAATTTGTATTTTTATAAAAATATATCACATTTTGTAATAACACATTGTTACAATTTGTTGTTTTTACTATACATACTGTTGAATCTTAAAATAACCTTTTGATAACAATAAAACATCATTTATTTAAAATAACACAACTATCTGTATTTTTTTATTTAATAAACAATACTTACATATAAAGTTATGTTAATTTTTTTTCATTAATTTTGAAAACCCAAAAGCATAATTATATGAAAAAAACTACATTAATTATTTTATTTCTACTATCCTCCTTAACTAATGTATTTGCCCAAACAGAAACAAATCTTGCCAAAGCACAACATTATTTAAAAACCAAAGGAGAAGTTATTTTCACTTTTCAGGCTGCCAACCAACTGCAGTTTAAAAAGCTGGCTTCTTTTTTGTCGTTAAGTCACAAAAGGGTCAATCAAGACGATCTGAAAGCTGAGGCTTATGCCGATAAACTTGATTTTGAAAAATTCCTCAAATACAATATTCCGTTTCAGGTTAGCACTGCAGATAATGAAATTCCAGGTGCTGAAGCCAGCAAAAGTGCCATGGCTCCGAATGCACAATGGGATACTACCTGGGATGCCTATCCGACATATTCCCAATATGTCGCAAAAATGCAGTATTATGCTGATACATACCCCAATTTATGTAAGCTGGAAAACATTGGTAGTACTCCTAATGGCCGTAATTTGTGGATTTTAAAAATATCCGACAATTGTCAGACCGATGAGGCCGAACCGGAATTTTTCTATTCTTCGTCCATGCATGGTGACGAAATCACCGGTTTCCCGTTGATGATGCGTCTGATCGATTATCTGGTTACCCGTTACGGAACCGACCCGGAAGCAACCAACTTGGTCAATACCACCGAAATTTATATTAGTCCGCTTTCCAATCCGGATGGCTCTTTTAAAACCGCCGGGAACGATGTGATGAATTCAACCGGCAACACAGCTACCCGAGCCAATGCTAACGGAAGGGATTTAAACCGAAATTATCCGGATCCGCTAAACGGGTTACACCCGGATACCTATGCGTATCAGCCGGAAACACTGGCCTTCCTTGCTTTTGAAAAAACCAGAAATTTTGTGATGGCAGCCAATTTCCACGGTGGTGTTGAGGTAGTGAATTATCCTTGGGACGCCTATGCTTCGCCTAATCACCTGCATCCGCACGATAATTATTTTAAGTTTATCTCCAAAAATTATGCACAATCCTGTCAGACCGCCAGTAATAACAACGGCTATATGGACGACGTATTTGCCGGTCAGTATCCCGGAACTACCAATGGTTCGCTTTGGTATACCGTAAGCGGTGGCCGTCAGGATTACAACAATTATTATATGCACAATAAAGAAGTAACCATCGAGATCTCGACTACGAAGTTTCCGGCCGCTTCCGAACTTCCTAATTTCTGGAATTATAATAAACAAGCTTTTTTAGACCATATTAAACAGGCCAATTATGGCGTACAAGGAAAAGTAACCGATGCCTCCGGTAATCCGATTAACGCTAAAGTTTATATTCCGGGTTACGATTTAAAAGGTGCCTGGGTTAAAACCGGTTCCCTTCACGGTGATTATTACAAATTGCTGATCGCCGGAAATTACAACATCACTTTTGAAGCTCCGGGTTATGTTTCACAAACCTTAGCGGCAACAGTTACGAATAATGCGACGACCATTCTAAATGTACAGATGGTAGCTACTACCGCCGAACCAACTGTAGCCAGTCCTACAATCTGTAAAGGAAAAACAGCCAGTTTGTCTACAGCCGATTCCGGTACAATCCGTTGGTATGATACCGCAAACAGTACAACAGCGCTGGCAACCGGGACTTCCTATACTACTCCGGCTTTAACCGCTACGCGTTCGTATTTTGTGGAACGTGAAGTGGCGCTTTCAAATGTAGGACCAGCTACACCAACAGGGACAGCAACTGCTAAAGCAACCGTAGCCAACAAATATCTTGTATTCGATTGTACAACGCCAACGAGATTAAAATCGGTTAGTGTACGAGCCAGTGCAATCGGAGAAATATTAGTCGAACTACAGGATAGTTCGGGTGCGATGTTGGAATCGAAAGTGATCCGTATTACTGCCACCTCAACACAGGAGATTGATCTGGATTTTTACCTCCCGGCTCAAAACAACCTGCGACTGGTTTCCCGTGAGATCAATGGTTTTAACCTTACTGTTGCCACATCCGGTATTACCTATCCGATGACCAACAACATCGTTAGTATTAAAAGTAATAGCGGAACCGGAACGTTCTTTCAGTTTTTCAACTGGAAATTCGCACCACTAAAAAGTGCCCGAAAAGAAGTTCCGGTAACCGTAAAACCGGATCCGGCTATCACTTCAATAACGCCTGATACTGCTTTGGAAGGTGGCTCCAACTTTACGCTGACCGTAAACGGAAGCAATTTTGTAAGCGGTGAATCGATTATCCGATGGAATGGTGTCAATAAAGCCACTACTTTTATCAGCAATACACAATTATCGGCTACTATTACCGCTGCCGATATCGCCAATGACGGTACCGCAACTGTAAGTGTGATCAACACCTGTAACAACTTCGTAACCCCAACTACCAACTTTACGATACAGGGTGTTCCGTGCGCTACTTCTACCACCTGGAATGGCAGTAGCTGGAGTAATAATGCTCCGAATAACGACGTACACGCGATCATAAACGGGAATTTCACCTCATCGGCCAATCTGGAAGCCTGCTCGCTTACCATTAACGGCACGGCTGTTGTTACGATCCAATCGGGTCATAACTTTATCATCAACCGTGAAGTTGCCGTGGCGCCTACTGCCAATCTGATTATTCAGAATAATGCCAATCTGGTACAGGTGGAAAATGCCACCAATACCGGTAACAGTAATGTCTACCGAAACAGTTCCCCGATGATCCGTTTGGATTATACCAATTGGGCTTCGCCAGTGGCGGCTCAGAATCTACTGGCTTTTTCACCACAAACCCTGACCAACCGTTTTTATATTTATAATCCGCTAAACGGACCAATCGGTGCATATGAAACGATTAATCCGAGTGCCAATTCCTTTACAGCGGCCAAAGGATACCTGATTCGTACGCCGAATAACTGGAGTGCAACCACTCCAACCGTTTATCCAGGTCATTTTACCGGTGTTTTAAACAACGGAAACATCAATATTGCCGTACAGCGCGGTGCGACTACCGGTTATAATCTGGTTGGAAATCCTTATCCCTCTACAATAAATGCGATTGATTTTATCAACGCCAATATTAGCGGTACCGGAACAGTAAACACCACTATCGACGGAAGTTTATATTTCTGGACACATGCCACCCCTTCCAGTCCTTCAACCGGTTTATATCCGCTTAACAATTATGCGAAATACACCAAACTGGGTGGAACTGCGGCTCAGGCCGGTGGTGCTGTTCCAAACGGTATTATTCAGGTCGGACAGGGATTCCTTGTGAATGCCGTAACCAACGGAAGTATTGCTTTCCGTAACAACATGAGATTGATCAATAATGCAAATCAATTCTTTAAAAGCAACCACACCCTGGCAATGGTGGAGCAGGATGCTGTTGAAAAACACCGTATCTGGTTAAACATGAGCGGTGCAAACGATGCCTTTAGTCAGATTTTGATCGGTTATATGACCGGAGCGACTTTTGAAGCCGATTATGGTATCGATGCAAAAGATTTTGGCGCCAGTGGTGCTGCTTTATACAGTACAATCGGAAACGACGCCTATGCCATCCAGGGACGTCCGGTTCCGTTTGACGACAACGACAGTGTTCCGTTAGGGATTAACCTACCTGCTTCCGGAACCTATACTATTTCTATTGATCATTTCGACGGATTGTTCAATGGTTCGCAAACTATTTTTGTAAAAGACAAGCTGTTGAATATCGTACACGATCTGAAGCTGAACAATTATAGCTTTTCAACTGAAGAAGGTGTCACAAATAACCGTTTTGAACTGGTCTTTAAAAATACTTTACTAAACAACCCGAATTTTGATGCCGATAATGCTCCCATCAGTATCTACAAAGACAACAATGCCATAACGGTACAATCGGCTAAAGAAGATTTACAGTCGGTATCGGTATATGATTTATTAGGAAGATTGATTTATCAGTCTCCGAAAATTGGTACGGCGACTTTTACAACCAACCTATTTACCAGCGAAGCCGTTTTATTGGTTAAAGTAATTACTACTTCCAACCAGACTATTTTCAAAAAAGTACTATAACTATCAGGCTCTCTGAAAAGGGAGCCTATAGACAACCAAACTAAAGCCCCAATAATATAAACTTATGAACAAAACTACTTACCCCTATGAGATCAACAAAATCTATTACAAGGCAATTACTGCTATTGGTAATCATCCTTTTACCTAAATTAGTATCGGGACAAACCACGCAACTCCATCAGGAGAATTTCGAAGTTACTTCAACCTGGACGCTCTCCGGAGCAACCCTAACGACTACTAATGCCTACCGAGGAACTTATAAAGCACAGATCCCGGTTAACGGGAGTTCTATCACTTCTCCGGTTATTAGTACCAGTGGTTATAATAAAATAGATGTCAGTTTCTTTGTCCGAGGAAATAACCTCAATAGCGCAGATAAAATAACGCTGCAATACCGCGACAATGCCACTGCAGCCTGGACCGATGTGAGAGTAGTCGAAAGAGGGGGTACCAATGTTCGGGACATTAATGACAACACCAATTATCATGCCCTGTTCGGAACCATTTTTTCGACCTCATCAACTTTTTCGGCAACAAGTCAGTTTCGGTTTGTAACGACTACCGGTAGTACTTCCCGGCAGTTCTTTATAGATTATGTAACCATCACCGGGACTATTAACAATACCATTGCTACCGGTCCGGGCGGAATTACCGCCAATCTGGAAACCTGGTTACGGGCCGATCAGGTGAATGGATCGACCGTAGGAACCGATGGTACCAATGTGAATATCTGGACCGATCGCGGTAAAGGTAACGATGCCAAAGTAATCGATGCCTCTAATGCCGCACTAACCGTACGTCCGATTTACCGTAACAGTGCAACCAAAAACATTAATTTCAATCCCGTAGTGGAATTTGGAAATAATCCTGCTACTTCTGCTTCCAACTATACCTATCTTTCGAACAGAGCCGAAATGCAGAGTACCTCCGGTTTTTATTCCCACGACCTGTTTATTGTGGTGATCAATGACAATCCGGCCATTCTTGATCCCAATTCGCCCAGTGTCGATTTATTTTGCGCGCAGTCTTCAGCTACAAACCCTTACGAAAAAGATGGTACCGGAATTGGTTTTGGAAAATATTCCATACGCTTCGATAATGAGGTGGTTAGTTATTGTATCGGAAGCACACCGGAACCAACCCCCACCGATGTCAACGAGAGAGGATACGGATTGGCTCAATTAAACGGTACGTATACCGGAGTTAACATTATTAACAGTCGTCACAACAGTACCGCTACCAAACAGGAATTATACAGTAATGCTTTGAGTATTTCGAATACCGAAGTAGGTGTTCCAAAATGGATTACCTTACAAAACCGTCGTTACTGGCTGGGAAGAAGTCAGGTTTTTGACGGTAGTTTTGGTGGTCGTATCGCTGAGGTAATCTCCTATTCGGCACGAAAAAACGATGCGACCGAACGTAACCGTATCGAATCCTATCTGGCTATAAAATATGGAATAACCTTGGGAACAAACGGTGTGAGCCAGAATTATGTAAACTCCGCCGGAACCACGATCTGGAACATTGCGCCAACCGGTTTTAACTATGATATTGCCGGAATCGGACGCGACGATGCGGCACAATTAAATCAGAAACAATCCAAAAGTATCAATTCCGGTGCGGTAATTACAATGGGATTGGGCGATATCTTAACCACCAATTCGGCCAATACCAATACCTTTGATGCCGACCGAAAATATCTGGTTTGGGGAAGCAACGGTCAGAGTATGACAACCAGCTCCACACCGTTAACCGTTACGTTCGGCCCTTCGACGGTGACAACCACAACCGATATCACCAACAAACGATGGAAAGTCGTGGAAACCGGTGGTGATGTAGCCACTGTAAAAGTATCCTTAGCAACCACTGATCTTGCCAGCTTGCCGGCACTTTCCGGAAATGATGCTTATGTGATGATCATCGCAAGTGATGCGGCCTTTACAACCGGTATTGATATGGTTTTTCTAAACACCAATGGAACCAATCAGGAATGTTTCTACGATTTCGACGGAACCAAATACATCGCTTTTGGTGTGGCACACGAAGTAACATTATCACGTCATATCACTATTGACGGTATAGACGATGCCGTTCGCGTAGACAACAAAAACGACCTTACCGGTGCGTTTACCATCATGGCGTGGGCACGTCCTACGGGAGCCAATAATGCCGCATCCGACAAGACAATTGTTTCCAAACACAATGGAACAACCGGCTACCGACTGGTTATCCAAAACGATAACAAAATCCGTATGGAATGGAACGGTAGTTCCCTGATATCGAATACGACGCTTCCGAATAATAGCTGGCATCACATCGCGACGGTTTACAATGCCGGAACGCTAAGTCTTTATATCGACGGGGTATTGGATCGATCCGCAACAATGGCGGCTCCTACAGCTACCACCAGTATTTTTACCATTGGTGCGGAATACCGCAATAAAAACAGTATTGTCAATATCTTTAAAGGTGATATCGACGAATTGCGTATCTGGAACCGTGGACTATCTGTAAGTGAAATTCGCTATATTATGAATCAGGAAATTACAAGTTCCGGAGCGAATACATTGGGTAAAATCATGCCGTCGACGGTGACGAAAAATGATATCAGCATGCTAACATGGGCGAGTTTAATGGCCTACTATTCGATGAATTCGTATATCGGAACGCATATCAATGATAATTCCTTAAATAAGAACCGGGGGAACCTTGTGAATCCAAGTAAGATCGATATCAACACGCAAACGGCACCAATGCCTTACGACAGTAATGCAACCGGTTTGTGGAGCAATACCGCTACGTGGACTAATGGTACAACTCAGGATTTACCGTATTCACTATCAATCGTAGATGGTACGACCTCCATCGACTGGAATATTGTACGAACATCCCACGATATAACGTCTACCGGGAATAAAACCATGTTAGGCTTTTTTGTAAACGCCAATACAGTTTTTGCAACCAACGATTCTAAAATAGAGGTAAGTCACTTTTTACGATTAAACGGTAAAATTGACCTGCAAGGCCGTTCCCAATTGGTACAAACCTATAACTCCGATTTGGATCCAACCAGTTCCGGATCGATTGAACGGGATCAACAGGGACAGTCTAATAAATACAATTACAACTATTGGTCGTCGCCGGTTGGTCCTATCAATGCCACTACCAATAACAATAATTATACCGTAACGGGTATATTAAGAGACGGTACCAATGCGGCGGCTCCGGCTACTATCAACTGGGTAAACGGATATGACGGTTCTCCTACCACACCGATCAGTCTGGCGCGATACTGGATTTATAAATTTCAGAACCTTTCCGATTTGTATGCCAACTGGACACAAATATTCGAAACCGGTACGCTCACACCTTCCAGCGGATTTACTCTAAAAGGAAGTGGTGCCGCTACAGCTACTCAGAATTATGTATTTGTCGGAAAACCGTATAACGGTCGTATTACCAATACCATAACGCCAAACAATATTAATCTGAGCGGTAACCCATATGCTTCGGCTTTAGATGCGCAGCAATTTATTACAGACAATACAGCAACGACCGACGGTACAATTTATTTCTGGGAACATTATTCTACCAATACAACCCACATATTGCAACAGTATCAGGGTGGCTACGCAACTCGTAATCTTTCCGGTGGAACACCTCCGGTTTCTCCTCCGGGTATCAGCGGGCAAGGTTCCAGTTCCCGCATACCGGGACGCTTTATCCCTGTAGGATTAGGCTTTTTTATACGCGCCAATGCCACGGGCGGAACAATTGTATTTAACAACAACCAAAGGGCTTTTGTAAAAGAAGATGCTGCCACATCGAACGTGATGTTCCGCAATACGAATACCGCCATAACAGCCATGCCAACTTCGGATCATTTTAACAATAACGATAACGATCCGGTAACAGTGACTTCAAACAGTAAAATCCGTTTAGGCTTTACGTCGAATACCGGTAACCACCGTCAGATTCTATTGGCTTTTATGGGCGATATGGCTACCGATGGCTGGGATTACGGTTATGACGGTATTGTAATCGACGAGGATTTACCGCAGGATATGTTATTCCTTTTGGGCGACAAAAAACTGGTAATTCAGGGAGTTGGTCATTTTAATAGTGCTTCTTTCTACCCGCTATACGTAAAAACGGACAACCCGGGTATGATAAAAATCGAAGTGGATGCGTTGGAAAATTTCAATCCGGAGCAACCGATTTACATTCATGATAACAGCACCGGTCATTACTATGACATTCGTAACTCGGCTTTTGAAATAGCCATACCAGCTGGCGAAAACAACAATCGTTTCTACTTATGCTTCGAAATAAAAAGACTTTCGGTTACCGATAACACGCTCGAAAACATAAATGTAACGTATCTGCAGGGGAATAATCAGATCCGTATTAAAAACGATCTGGCCGATACCGTAGTTGAACACGTAAGTCTTTATACTATTTTAGGCCAACAAATCAGTTCGTGGCGCACCAACACGCTGGAACAGAGTGAAATTTTGTTACCGGTACATAATGTCAGCACCGGAGCCTATATTATTAAAGTCGACACCAACAAAGGTTCGATCAGTAGGAAAACCATCATTAAATAACTCTTATTATAAGCCTCAATAATTGAGGCTTATTTTTTGATCTCATTTTAGATCAGAGTTACTTTTGTACCTTTGTGATTCAAATAAAAACTGCTCATTCTTTATACATTCAAAATGCGATTCAAAGCCCTAATCCTATTATCCTTATTTATTTTTGTTTCCTGTAAAACCTATACAATACCTACAGACAGTTTTAAAGAACAATTCACTAAAACCGAACAGTTCGAAACCAAAGAAGTCCAGATAAACAACCCGTTGTTATATGGAAACTTAAGCTATAAAGCGAATAATATTAAGAATCTTGTCGTACGTGATAAAGAAGGTAATTTCCTAACGATTCCCAATTCGCCTTCACTCGAGATGCGGATAACCCATAAAAACGGAAAAAGATATATTTTTTACTTTGATACAGTCGTTTTAGAAAACGATATTTTAAAAGCATCTCGTTCCCGTTTTATACCCAGTTTAACCAAGAGTATTCCTCTCGACAGCATCTCAAAAATTGAAGTGCAGGAAGGTGGGAAAAATTTTAAATATAAAAACTAAGCGTCATTAAAGGATTTCTACTTTTACACACTTTGATTTTTCTATTGTAATCAAGTACCTTTGCATTCCAATCCCCTATTCGCATGAAAACCTGTTTTATAATCCTTTTTTGTCTTTTTTCAATCACCCTGACACGGGCACAATTACAAGCCATTACCGATAAAACCGAGTATCCGTTTTATATCAACCTGCCGGAACAGGAAGTCCTGGATCAAAAAGCACCGGTTATCATTTTTTTACACGGCCGAAGTCTTTCAGGAACCAATCTCGAAAGAGTACGGCGTTACGGCGTATTAAAAGCAATTGAAAACGGTAAAAAAATCCCGGCTATCGTAGTAGCACCTCAATTGCCTTCCGGTCCCTGGGATCCCGATAAAGTTTTAAACGTATTGGAATATGTCCAACAAAATTATAACACCGATCCGTCGCGCATATATGTCTGCGGAATGAGCCTTGGCGGATACGGAACCCTGCATTTTGCCGGAAAATATGCCGATAAAATTACCGCTGCCGTGGCTATTTGTGGCGGTGGTAATGTAAACGATGCCTGTAAACTGGCTACGATCCCGTTATGGATTCAGCATGGAAATAAAGATTTTATTGTTCCGTTATCGGAATCCAAAAAAATTGTAAAAGCCATCAAAGCCTGTAAACCCGATGCCGATGTTACGTTTACGATTATCCCGGGCGGAAATCACAGTAATGTGGAAAACATCTTCCGAAAAGATGCCGTTTATGACTGGATGCTAAAACAAGTTCGGAAATAGAAATAACTCCAAATAAAAAAGGCTGTCGTACGACAGCCTTTTTTATTTCCCACACCTGCCAGGTGTTTGGTGTTTTTTTATTGTAGCCTATTTTTTAACTCCTCCAAACTCACTTTAGTCTGTTCACCAGAGGCCAGATCTTTTACCGCAAATTCGTTATTCGCGATTTCTTCCGCACCCACAATAACCGCGTAAGGAATACCGCGCTTATCGGCATATTGAAATTGTTTTCCAATTTTAGCATTGCTCGGGTATAATTCTACTTTGATTCCCGCTTTGCGCAATTGTCCAATCGCACGCATCGCATATAATGCCTCCGCATCTCCAAAATTCAGAAACAACGCACGCGAAGTCGCCGTAACCGTTTCCGGGAACAGGTTTAATTCTTCCAATACCAGATAAATACGATCCAATCCAAAAGAAATTCCGACACCACTCATATTTTTCAATCCGAAAATACCGGTAAGATCGTCATAACGGCCACCACCGCCTATAGATCCCATATTTACGGTTTTAGGTGCCGATACTTCAAAAATAGCTCCGGTATAATAATTTAAACCACGAGCCAGCGTTACATCCAAATCCAACGCGGATTTATCCAAACCTAAAGTCGTTACATTTTCACAAATAAATCGCAACTCTTCCACTCCTTTTAATCCTTCCTCGGAAGTCGCCAGCAAAGCGGATAATTTTTCGATCTTTTCGGAAATCGATCCGGTAAAGTGGAACAACGGTTGTACTTTTGCGATGGCTTCCTCAGAAATCCCTTTTTCGGACATTTCCTTTTTCACACCATCTTCACCGATCTTATCCAATTTATCCAATGCTACGGTAAAGTCGATTAGTTTGTCTTTCGCTCCGATCACCTCAGCAATACCCGATAATATTTTACGATTGTTGATTTTAATTGTTACGCCATCCAATCCCAAAGCCGAAAACACACTGTCATACAATTGTACCAGTTCTACTTCCTGCCATAAGGAATTTGATCCGACTACATCGGCATCACATTGGTAAAACTCTCTGAAACGTCCTTTCTGAGGTTTATCCGCTCGCCAAACCGGTTGAATCTGATAGCGTTTAAACGGGAATTCAATTTCATTCTGATGTTGTACCACATAACGCGCAAACGGAACTGTCAAGTCATAACGCAAGGCTTTTTCCGAAATCTGAGCCGTTAGTTTTAAACTGTCTTTTGTTTCCAGAAAAGCATCGTTAGCCTTAGCCAGAAAATCGCCTGAATTTAGAATCTTAAAAATCAGACGGTCCCCTTCTTCGCCGTATTTCCCCATAAGGGTTTCGGAATTTTCAAAAGAAGGTGTTTCGATCGGTTGGAATCCGAATCGTTCAAAATTGGTTTTGATCGTACTGAATATATAATTCCGTTTTGCTACCTCTAACGGTGAAAAATCGCGGGTTCCTTTCGGTATACTTGGTTTCTGTGCCATTTTAGAATTGAAATTTGAATTGGAAAAACATCGGAAAAACAGCAAATGCTTTCCGGTTCTCGTGTTTTGCAAATATCTTACTTTTTCAAATGATCTCCGTTCCCTTTTTAAAAAAAAGCAACACATTTCGGGTTGTTTTACCGCTTCCATCTGATCCGGATAGTATTCCTACACTTTTTAACGGA from Flavobacterium sp. WV_118_3 harbors:
- a CDS encoding LamG-like jellyroll fold domain-containing protein; amino-acid sequence: MRSTKSITRQLLLLVIILLPKLVSGQTTQLHQENFEVTSTWTLSGATLTTTNAYRGTYKAQIPVNGSSITSPVISTSGYNKIDVSFFVRGNNLNSADKITLQYRDNATAAWTDVRVVERGGTNVRDINDNTNYHALFGTIFSTSSTFSATSQFRFVTTTGSTSRQFFIDYVTITGTINNTIATGPGGITANLETWLRADQVNGSTVGTDGTNVNIWTDRGKGNDAKVIDASNAALTVRPIYRNSATKNINFNPVVEFGNNPATSASNYTYLSNRAEMQSTSGFYSHDLFIVVINDNPAILDPNSPSVDLFCAQSSATNPYEKDGTGIGFGKYSIRFDNEVVSYCIGSTPEPTPTDVNERGYGLAQLNGTYTGVNIINSRHNSTATKQELYSNALSISNTEVGVPKWITLQNRRYWLGRSQVFDGSFGGRIAEVISYSARKNDATERNRIESYLAIKYGITLGTNGVSQNYVNSAGTTIWNIAPTGFNYDIAGIGRDDAAQLNQKQSKSINSGAVITMGLGDILTTNSANTNTFDADRKYLVWGSNGQSMTTSSTPLTVTFGPSTVTTTTDITNKRWKVVETGGDVATVKVSLATTDLASLPALSGNDAYVMIIASDAAFTTGIDMVFLNTNGTNQECFYDFDGTKYIAFGVAHEVTLSRHITIDGIDDAVRVDNKNDLTGAFTIMAWARPTGANNAASDKTIVSKHNGTTGYRLVIQNDNKIRMEWNGSSLISNTTLPNNSWHHIATVYNAGTLSLYIDGVLDRSATMAAPTATTSIFTIGAEYRNKNSIVNIFKGDIDELRIWNRGLSVSEIRYIMNQEITSSGANTLGKIMPSTVTKNDISMLTWASLMAYYSMNSYIGTHINDNSLNKNRGNLVNPSKIDINTQTAPMPYDSNATGLWSNTATWTNGTTQDLPYSLSIVDGTTSIDWNIVRTSHDITSTGNKTMLGFFVNANTVFATNDSKIEVSHFLRLNGKIDLQGRSQLVQTYNSDLDPTSSGSIERDQQGQSNKYNYNYWSSPVGPINATTNNNNYTVTGILRDGTNAAAPATINWVNGYDGSPTTPISLARYWIYKFQNLSDLYANWTQIFETGTLTPSSGFTLKGSGAATATQNYVFVGKPYNGRITNTITPNNINLSGNPYASALDAQQFITDNTATTDGTIYFWEHYSTNTTHILQQYQGGYATRNLSGGTPPVSPPGISGQGSSSRIPGRFIPVGLGFFIRANATGGTIVFNNNQRAFVKEDAATSNVMFRNTNTAITAMPTSDHFNNNDNDPVTVTSNSKIRLGFTSNTGNHRQILLAFMGDMATDGWDYGYDGIVIDEDLPQDMLFLLGDKKLVIQGVGHFNSASFYPLYVKTDNPGMIKIEVDALENFNPEQPIYIHDNSTGHYYDIRNSAFEIAIPAGENNNRFYLCFEIKRLSVTDNTLENINVTYLQGNNQIRIKNDLADTVVEHVSLYTILGQQISSWRTNTLEQSEILLPVHNVSTGAYIIKVDTNKGSISRKTIIK
- a CDS encoding molybdopterin-binding protein produces the protein MKKLLLLLLLLGFSGIAQNSNSITLETPTAKPVIVTYEHLKTYTMHSLDSLRILNHILQYKSTLKNCKGVLLKELLSDVAFDTPSPKALSEYYIVCIASDGYKVVFSWNELFNSPTGEHTLILTEVNGIPTSSQKDGIVILTPTDFATGRRYVKNLKSIKIERVK
- a CDS encoding prolyl oligopeptidase family serine peptidase; its protein translation is MKTCFIILFCLFSITLTRAQLQAITDKTEYPFYINLPEQEVLDQKAPVIIFLHGRSLSGTNLERVRRYGVLKAIENGKKIPAIVVAPQLPSGPWDPDKVLNVLEYVQQNYNTDPSRIYVCGMSLGGYGTLHFAGKYADKITAAVAICGGGNVNDACKLATIPLWIQHGNKDFIVPLSESKKIVKAIKACKPDADVTFTIIPGGNHSNVENIFRKDAVYDWMLKQVRK
- a CDS encoding M14 family zinc carboxypeptidase translates to MKKTTLIILFLLSSLTNVFAQTETNLAKAQHYLKTKGEVIFTFQAANQLQFKKLASFLSLSHKRVNQDDLKAEAYADKLDFEKFLKYNIPFQVSTADNEIPGAEASKSAMAPNAQWDTTWDAYPTYSQYVAKMQYYADTYPNLCKLENIGSTPNGRNLWILKISDNCQTDEAEPEFFYSSSMHGDEITGFPLMMRLIDYLVTRYGTDPEATNLVNTTEIYISPLSNPDGSFKTAGNDVMNSTGNTATRANANGRDLNRNYPDPLNGLHPDTYAYQPETLAFLAFEKTRNFVMAANFHGGVEVVNYPWDAYASPNHLHPHDNYFKFISKNYAQSCQTASNNNGYMDDVFAGQYPGTTNGSLWYTVSGGRQDYNNYYMHNKEVTIEISTTKFPAASELPNFWNYNKQAFLDHIKQANYGVQGKVTDASGNPINAKVYIPGYDLKGAWVKTGSLHGDYYKLLIAGNYNITFEAPGYVSQTLAATVTNNATTILNVQMVATTAEPTVASPTICKGKTASLSTADSGTIRWYDTANSTTALATGTSYTTPALTATRSYFVEREVALSNVGPATPTGTATAKATVANKYLVFDCTTPTRLKSVSVRASAIGEILVELQDSSGAMLESKVIRITATSTQEIDLDFYLPAQNNLRLVSREINGFNLTVATSGITYPMTNNIVSIKSNSGTGTFFQFFNWKFAPLKSARKEVPVTVKPDPAITSITPDTALEGGSNFTLTVNGSNFVSGESIIRWNGVNKATTFISNTQLSATITAADIANDGTATVSVINTCNNFVTPTTNFTIQGVPCATSTTWNGSSWSNNAPNNDVHAIINGNFTSSANLEACSLTINGTAVVTIQSGHNFIINREVAVAPTANLIIQNNANLVQVENATNTGNSNVYRNSSPMIRLDYTNWASPVAAQNLLAFSPQTLTNRFYIYNPLNGPIGAYETINPSANSFTAAKGYLIRTPNNWSATTPTVYPGHFTGVLNNGNINIAVQRGATTGYNLVGNPYPSTINAIDFINANISGTGTVNTTIDGSLYFWTHATPSSPSTGLYPLNNYAKYTKLGGTAAQAGGAVPNGIIQVGQGFLVNAVTNGSIAFRNNMRLINNANQFFKSNHTLAMVEQDAVEKHRIWLNMSGANDAFSQILIGYMTGATFEADYGIDAKDFGASGAALYSTIGNDAYAIQGRPVPFDDNDSVPLGINLPASGTYTISIDHFDGLFNGSQTIFVKDKLLNIVHDLKLNNYSFSTEEGVTNNRFELVFKNTLLNNPNFDADNAPISIYKDNNAITVQSAKEDLQSVSVYDLLGRLIYQSPKIGTATFTTNLFTSEAVLLVKVITTSNQTIFKKVL